A genomic segment from Propioniciclava sp. MC1595 encodes:
- a CDS encoding phosphoglycerate kinase, with protein sequence MKSINDLGDLKGKRVLIRCDFNVPLDGETITDDGRIKAALPTLKQLTEAGAKVVIMAHLGRPKGEVNPKYSLAPAAKRLGELIDAEVTLAGDVVGDSAKSAVAGMAEGSIVMLENVRYEPAEESKVDAEREALAAKYAEFGDVFVSDGFGVVHRKQASVYDVAKMLPNAAGHLVAKEVEVLKKLTETPERPYVVVLGGAKVADKLSVIDNLLKVADTLIIGGGMGYTFLKAKGYEVGTSLLDAEKVETVDGYMKDAEAAGKQLLVPTDAVVSPSFPSGDGPFEKSVVAADGIPADQMGLDIGPETAKAYADAIKGAKTVFWNGPMGVFEVEDFSAGTKAVAQALADTDAFTVVGGGDSAAAVRVLGFPDDAFGHISTGGGASLEYLEGKTLPGLDVLEGN encoded by the coding sequence GTGAAGTCCATCAACGATCTCGGGGATCTCAAGGGCAAGCGCGTCCTGATCCGCTGCGATTTCAATGTCCCGCTGGACGGCGAGACCATCACCGACGACGGCCGTATCAAGGCGGCCCTCCCGACGCTGAAGCAGCTGACGGAGGCCGGTGCCAAGGTCGTGATCATGGCCCACCTGGGTCGCCCGAAGGGTGAGGTGAACCCGAAGTACTCGCTCGCCCCGGCCGCCAAGCGGCTGGGTGAGCTGATCGACGCCGAGGTCACCCTGGCCGGCGACGTGGTGGGCGACTCCGCCAAGTCCGCCGTCGCCGGGATGGCCGAGGGCTCGATCGTCATGCTCGAGAACGTCCGCTACGAGCCGGCCGAGGAGTCGAAGGTGGACGCCGAGCGCGAGGCACTCGCCGCCAAGTACGCCGAGTTCGGTGACGTCTTCGTCTCCGACGGCTTCGGCGTCGTGCACCGCAAGCAGGCCTCGGTCTACGACGTGGCCAAGATGCTGCCGAACGCGGCCGGCCACCTCGTCGCAAAGGAGGTCGAGGTCCTCAAGAAGCTGACCGAGACCCCCGAGCGCCCCTACGTCGTCGTCCTCGGCGGCGCCAAGGTCGCCGACAAGCTCTCGGTCATCGACAACCTGCTCAAGGTCGCCGACACCCTGATCATCGGTGGCGGCATGGGCTACACCTTCCTCAAGGCCAAGGGCTACGAGGTCGGCACGTCCCTGCTGGACGCCGAGAAGGTCGAGACCGTCGACGGCTACATGAAGGACGCCGAGGCCGCCGGCAAGCAGCTGCTCGTGCCGACCGACGCCGTCGTGTCCCCGAGCTTCCCCTCCGGTGACGGGCCGTTCGAGAAGTCGGTCGTCGCGGCCGACGGCATCCCGGCCGACCAGATGGGCCTCGACATCGGCCCCGAGACCGCCAAGGCGTACGCCGACGCGATCAAGGGCGCGAAGACCGTGTTCTGGAACGGCCCGATGGGCGTGTTCGAGGTCGAGGACTTCTCCGCCGGCACCAAGGCCGTCGCCCAGGCGCTGGCCGACACCGACGCCTTCACGGTCGTCGGTGGTGGCGACTCCGCCGCGGCCGTCCGCGTCCTCGGGTTCCCCGACGACGCCTTCGGCCACATCTCCACCGGTGGCGGCGCCTCGCTGGAGTACCTGGAGGGCAAGACGCTCCCGGGCCTCGACGTCCTCGAAGGGAACTGA
- the tpiA gene encoding triose-phosphate isomerase: protein MAGNWKMNLNHVEAAGVVQKLAWSLKDAKYEAEQAEAAVIVPFTDIRTVQTLVEGDKLPLAYGAQDVSVHASGAYTGEISADMLAKLKCAYVVVGHSERRDYHAESDELINEKAKVVLAAGMTPIICVGEKLDVRKAGEQVPFVLAQVDKVLADLTAEQVGSLVIAYEPVWAIGTGEVATPEDAQEVCGAIRGRVAELVGQEAADKVRIQYGGSVKSGNIVDIMAQADVDGALVGGASLDPEEFAKIVLFYQR, encoded by the coding sequence ATGGCGGGCAACTGGAAGATGAACCTCAACCACGTCGAGGCGGCTGGCGTCGTCCAGAAGCTGGCGTGGTCGCTCAAGGATGCCAAGTACGAGGCCGAGCAGGCCGAGGCGGCGGTGATCGTCCCGTTCACCGACATCCGCACGGTCCAGACGCTGGTGGAGGGCGACAAGCTGCCCCTCGCCTACGGCGCGCAGGACGTCTCGGTGCACGCTTCCGGTGCCTACACCGGTGAGATCTCGGCCGACATGCTGGCCAAGCTCAAGTGCGCCTACGTGGTCGTCGGGCACTCCGAGCGCCGCGACTACCACGCCGAGAGCGACGAGCTCATCAATGAGAAGGCCAAGGTCGTCCTCGCGGCCGGCATGACCCCGATCATCTGCGTGGGGGAGAAGCTCGACGTCCGCAAGGCCGGCGAGCAGGTCCCCTTCGTCCTGGCCCAGGTCGACAAGGTCCTCGCGGACCTGACGGCCGAGCAGGTCGGCTCCCTCGTCATCGCCTACGAGCCCGTGTGGGCCATCGGCACCGGCGAGGTCGCCACCCCCGAGGACGCGCAGGAGGTCTGCGGCGCGATCCGCGGCCGCGTGGCCGAGCTCGTCGGTCAGGAGGCGGCCGACAAGGTCCGCATCCAGTACGGCGGTTCGGTCAAGTCGGGCAACATCGTCGACATCATGGCCCAGGCCGACGTCGACGGTGCCCTCGTCGGGGGCGCCTCGCTCGACCCGGAGGAGTTCGCCAAGATCGTGCTGTTCTACCAGCGCTGA
- the secG gene encoding preprotein translocase subunit SecG gives MTWPILTVSILLVITSLALSMFVLLHKNRGGGMSDLFGGGMSSTMGGSSVAERNLDRLTIIVGLVWLACILLLLALYRWFRDVGTI, from the coding sequence ATGACCTGGCCCATCCTGACCGTGTCGATCCTGCTGGTCATCACGAGCCTGGCCCTGTCGATGTTCGTGCTGCTGCACAAGAACCGCGGTGGCGGCATGTCCGACCTGTTCGGCGGCGGCATGTCGTCGACGATGGGGGGCAGCTCGGTCGCCGAGCGGAACCTCGACCGGCTGACGATCATCGTGGGCCTGGTGTGGCTGGCCTGCATCCTGCTGCTGCTGGCGCTGTACCGCTGGTTCCGCGACGTCGGCACGATCTGA
- a CDS encoding RNA polymerase-binding protein RbpA produces the protein MVGGSAIRGSRVGAGPMGEAERGDSAPRTYVSFFCSNGHETRPAFAADAVLPEEWDCPRCGLPANLDSENPPPPPKITPYKTHLAYVKERRSDAEAEAILAEALAGLRARRAAGEVIY, from the coding sequence GTGGTCGGTGGTAGCGCGATCCGTGGCAGCCGCGTCGGTGCGGGTCCCATGGGCGAGGCGGAGCGTGGCGATTCCGCCCCCCGCACGTACGTTTCGTTCTTCTGCAGCAACGGGCACGAGACGCGTCCTGCCTTCGCCGCGGACGCCGTGCTGCCGGAGGAGTGGGACTGCCCCCGCTGCGGCCTGCCGGCGAACCTGGACTCCGAGAACCCGCCGCCCCCGCCGAAGATCACGCCCTACAAGACCCACCTGGCCTACGTGAAGGAGCGCCGCTCCGACGCCGAGGCCGAGGCGATCCTCGCGGAGGCCCTCGCGGGCCTGCGCGCCCGCCGCGCCGCGGGCGAGGTCATCTACTGA
- a CDS encoding GntR family transcriptional regulator — MLVVDPSLATPPFEQIKQQIVAARESGEFPANHRLPPVRHLALELGIAPNTVARAYRELEASGVIVTRGRAGSFVTGTVESAEKAGAAAARDYVAVIERLGLTASDAVRLVREAVGQA, encoded by the coding sequence GTGCTCGTCGTTGACCCCTCGCTGGCCACCCCGCCGTTCGAGCAGATCAAGCAGCAGATCGTCGCCGCCCGCGAGTCGGGGGAGTTCCCGGCCAACCATCGCCTCCCACCCGTGCGTCACCTCGCCCTGGAGCTGGGGATCGCGCCCAACACCGTGGCCCGTGCGTACCGGGAGCTCGAGGCGTCCGGGGTGATCGTGACGCGCGGCCGCGCGGGCAGCTTCGTGACCGGCACGGTCGAGTCCGCCGAGAAGGCTGGCGCCGCGGCCGCGCGCGACTACGTCGCTGTCATCGAGCGGCTGGGGCTCACGGCGTCCGATGCGGTGCGGTTGGTGCGCGAGGCGGTCGGGCAGGCCTGA
- the pgl gene encoding 6-phosphogluconolactonase, translated as MQTVERWATGADLTEGVAERLMARLVELQSQTDGPVHLCLTGGRIANRIYDAFADLVEGSDLDPTRIELWWGDERFVPTEDSDRNAGHTLAILARTLPLTSARTHSMAAADGIADADASALTYAKELGDTTFDICLLGLGEDGHVASIFPGHPSFAETTHTVIGVNDSPKPPASRISLTVPTLSRSREVWFLVAGAEKADAVGRAYRGDPELPGGVVRGRERTLWLVDRAAGAGIPYHECTF; from the coding sequence GTGCAGACCGTGGAGCGGTGGGCCACCGGCGCCGACCTCACCGAGGGCGTGGCCGAGCGCCTGATGGCGCGACTGGTCGAGCTGCAGTCCCAGACCGACGGCCCGGTGCACCTGTGCCTGACCGGCGGCCGGATCGCGAACCGGATCTACGACGCCTTCGCCGACCTCGTCGAGGGCTCGGACCTCGACCCCACCCGGATCGAGCTGTGGTGGGGCGACGAGCGGTTCGTGCCCACCGAGGACTCCGACCGCAACGCGGGCCACACCCTCGCGATCCTCGCGCGGACGCTACCGCTCACCTCGGCGCGCACGCACTCCATGGCGGCGGCCGACGGCATCGCCGACGCCGACGCGTCCGCGCTCACCTACGCCAAGGAGCTCGGAGACACCACCTTCGACATCTGCCTGCTCGGCCTGGGCGAGGACGGCCACGTGGCCTCGATCTTCCCCGGCCACCCGTCGTTCGCCGAGACCACGCACACCGTGATCGGGGTGAACGACTCCCCCAAGCCGCCGGCGTCCCGGATCAGCCTCACCGTGCCGACGCTCAGCCGCAGCCGCGAGGTGTGGTTCCTCGTCGCCGGGGCCGAGAAGGCGGACGCGGTGGGCCGCGCCTACCGCGGTGACCCGGAGCTGCCGGGCGGCGTCGTCCGCGGCCGGGAGCGCACCCTGTGGCTGGTCGACCGCGCCGCCGGCGCCGGCATCCCGTACCACGAGTGCACCTTCTGA
- a CDS encoding glucose-6-phosphate dehydrogenase assembly protein OpcA → MITTLKDTTAQAIQNAIMSARQSVGAASGMVFTLLVDTPASEYDNVFDACVEAGREHPSRIIVTTDGSARADRLDAELHIGDEVPGEIIALKFHGELADHKSSTLLPLLLPDSPVIAWWPGEAPEPVSEDAVGSLAKRRITDAMGSADPLARLLARAEGLAPGDTDLTWTRLTPWRALLAAALDTHQAPVTGATVEAAANNAAGLLLAAWLGSRLGLDADFVSSEGPGITAVRLATEDGDIVLARGDGKMATFTGPRTPPRSVALRRREISALITEELRRLDTDHVFQQSMACLASNVHRHNGEG, encoded by the coding sequence ATGATCACCACGCTGAAGGACACCACGGCCCAAGCCATCCAGAACGCGATCATGTCCGCACGCCAGAGCGTCGGCGCGGCGTCCGGCATGGTCTTCACCCTGCTGGTCGACACCCCGGCCAGCGAGTACGACAATGTCTTCGACGCGTGCGTCGAGGCCGGGCGTGAGCACCCCTCGCGCATCATCGTCACGACCGACGGCTCGGCGCGCGCCGACCGGCTGGACGCCGAACTGCACATCGGCGACGAGGTGCCGGGCGAGATCATCGCCCTCAAGTTCCACGGCGAGCTGGCCGACCACAAGTCGTCCACGCTGCTGCCGCTGCTCCTGCCCGACTCCCCCGTCATCGCATGGTGGCCCGGTGAGGCGCCCGAGCCGGTGTCCGAGGACGCCGTGGGCTCGCTCGCCAAGCGGCGCATCACGGACGCCATGGGCTCGGCCGACCCGCTGGCCCGCCTGCTCGCCCGCGCGGAGGGGCTCGCCCCCGGCGACACCGACCTCACCTGGACACGGCTGACCCCGTGGCGCGCCCTGCTCGCCGCCGCCCTCGACACCCACCAGGCCCCGGTCACGGGTGCGACGGTGGAGGCCGCGGCCAACAACGCGGCCGGCCTGCTGCTGGCTGCGTGGCTCGGCTCGCGCCTGGGGCTGGACGCCGACTTCGTCTCCAGCGAGGGGCCGGGCATCACGGCCGTGCGGCTGGCCACCGAGGACGGCGACATCGTCCTGGCCCGCGGCGACGGCAAGATGGCGACGTTCACCGGTCCCCGGACGCCCCCGCGCTCGGTCGCGCTGCGCCGACGGGAGATCAGCGCGCTGATCACCGAGGAACTGCGCCGCCTCGACACCGACCACGTGTTCCAGCAGTCGATGGCCTGCCTGGCCTCGAACGTGCACCGCCACAACGGGGAGGGCTGA
- the zwf gene encoding glucose-6-phosphate dehydrogenase, which produces MTDTYVNPLRDATDRRLPRVAGPCALVMFGVTGDLAQKKLLPAVYDLANRGLLPPGFSLVGYGRRDWDDEQFTDYVLESVKERARTPFRAEVWRQLAEGIRFVTGGFDSDEGFEQLKETLREVDETQGTEGNHAFYLSIPPDGFDQVIEQLRRHGLVDKSRTTPWNRVVIEKPFGHDLASARELEEKVSSVFNSDSVFRIDHYLGKETVQNMLALRFANQLFEPLWNRNYVSHVQITMAEDIGIGGRAGYYDGIGAARDVIQNHLLQLLALVAMEEPASFEAGQLRAEKEKVLAAARAPRNLKSHTARGQYTAGWAGGQRVRGYLEEDGIAPDSQTETYAAFRVDIDNRRWAGRPFYLRAAKRMPRRVTEIALMLRPAPHLPFHLSDTEQLGANALVLRIQPNEGITMRFGAKVPATQMEIRDVTMDFNYGTSFAESSPEAYERLILDVLLGDPPLFPQHTEVELSWKILDPILDYWADKEHQPEGYAAGTWGPPSGRTMLERDGFTWRRP; this is translated from the coding sequence GTGACCGACACCTACGTCAATCCCCTGCGCGACGCGACCGATCGCCGGTTGCCCCGTGTGGCCGGGCCGTGTGCCCTGGTCATGTTCGGGGTGACCGGCGATCTCGCGCAGAAGAAGCTGTTGCCCGCCGTCTACGACCTCGCCAACCGCGGCCTGCTGCCCCCGGGGTTCAGCCTGGTCGGCTACGGGCGACGGGACTGGGACGACGAGCAGTTCACCGACTACGTGCTCGAGTCGGTCAAGGAGCGTGCGCGCACCCCCTTCCGCGCCGAGGTGTGGCGCCAGCTCGCCGAGGGCATCCGGTTCGTCACCGGCGGCTTCGACAGCGACGAGGGCTTCGAGCAGCTGAAGGAGACCCTCCGCGAGGTCGACGAGACCCAGGGCACCGAGGGCAACCACGCGTTCTACCTGTCGATCCCGCCGGACGGGTTCGACCAGGTGATCGAGCAGCTGCGTCGCCACGGCCTGGTCGACAAGAGCCGCACCACCCCGTGGAACCGCGTCGTCATCGAGAAGCCGTTCGGCCACGACCTGGCCAGCGCCCGCGAGCTCGAGGAGAAGGTCTCCAGCGTCTTCAACTCCGACTCGGTGTTCCGCATCGACCACTACCTGGGCAAGGAGACGGTCCAGAACATGCTGGCGCTGCGCTTCGCCAACCAGCTGTTCGAGCCGCTGTGGAACCGCAACTACGTCAGCCACGTGCAGATCACCATGGCCGAGGACATCGGCATCGGTGGCCGCGCCGGCTACTACGACGGCATCGGCGCGGCGCGCGACGTCATCCAGAACCACCTCCTCCAGCTGCTCGCCCTGGTCGCCATGGAGGAGCCCGCGTCCTTCGAGGCTGGCCAGCTGCGCGCCGAGAAGGAGAAGGTGCTCGCCGCCGCCCGCGCGCCCCGCAACCTGAAGAGCCACACCGCGCGCGGCCAGTACACGGCCGGCTGGGCGGGCGGCCAGCGGGTCCGCGGCTACCTGGAGGAGGACGGCATCGCCCCCGACTCCCAGACCGAGACCTACGCCGCGTTCCGGGTCGACATCGACAACCGCCGGTGGGCGGGGCGTCCGTTCTACCTGCGGGCCGCCAAGCGCATGCCGCGCCGGGTCACCGAGATCGCGCTCATGCTGCGCCCGGCCCCGCACCTGCCGTTCCACCTGTCCGACACCGAGCAGCTGGGCGCGAACGCGCTCGTGCTGCGCATCCAGCCCAACGAGGGCATCACGATGCGGTTCGGCGCCAAGGTCCCGGCGACGCAGATGGAGATCCGCGACGTCACCATGGACTTCAACTACGGCACGAGCTTCGCCGAGTCGAGCCCCGAGGCGTACGAGCGCCTGATCCTCGACGTGCTGCTCGGGGACCCGCCGCTGTTCCCCCAGCACACCGAGGTCGAGCTGTCCTGGAAGATCCTGGACCCGATCCTCGACTACTGGGCCGACAAGGAACACCAGCCCGAGGGCTACGCCGCCGGCACGTGGGGCCCGCCCTCCGGCCGCACGATGCTGGAGCGCGACGGCTTCACCTGGCGCCGGCCCTGA
- the tal gene encoding transaldolase has translation MNPRMKALADSGVSIWLDDLSRTRLQSGNLQGLIDDMSVTGVTTNPTIFAAALTGGDQYRADIEALPAGTEVPTAIKQLWAKDVQDACDLFRGIYDATGGYDGRVSIEVAPGLAYDTQATIDEAQELYDLVDRENVLIKIPATIEGLPAITETLGRGISVNVTLIFSEDRYRAVMDAYLAGLEQADAAGKDLSKIHSVASFFISRVDTEIDKRLDEIGTDEAKALKGKAAIANGQVALAAFEEVFSSERFAKLEAKGANKQRPLWASTGTKNADYPDTLYVSDLTAQGVVNTMPEKTLLAFADHGEVGAPMEGTGADGAKVLDAIDAVGVDLADVFKVLEDEGVQKFIVSWDSELVTAVTEALGAAKE, from the coding sequence ATGAATCCCCGCATGAAGGCGCTCGCCGACTCCGGCGTGTCGATCTGGCTCGACGACCTCTCGCGCACCCGTCTGCAGAGCGGAAACCTCCAGGGCCTCATCGATGACATGTCGGTCACCGGCGTCACCACGAACCCGACCATCTTCGCCGCGGCCCTGACCGGTGGCGACCAGTACCGCGCCGACATCGAGGCCCTGCCCGCCGGCACCGAGGTCCCCACCGCGATCAAGCAGCTGTGGGCCAAGGACGTGCAGGACGCCTGCGACCTGTTCCGCGGCATCTACGACGCCACCGGCGGTTACGACGGCCGCGTGTCGATCGAGGTCGCCCCCGGGCTGGCCTACGACACCCAGGCCACGATCGACGAGGCGCAGGAGCTGTACGACCTGGTCGACCGCGAGAACGTGCTGATCAAGATCCCCGCGACCATCGAGGGCCTGCCCGCGATCACCGAGACCCTCGGCCGCGGCATCTCCGTCAACGTCACGCTGATCTTCTCCGAGGACCGCTACCGCGCGGTCATGGACGCGTACCTCGCGGGCCTCGAGCAGGCCGACGCCGCGGGCAAGGACCTGTCCAAGATCCACTCCGTCGCGTCGTTCTTCATCAGCCGCGTCGACACCGAGATCGACAAGCGCCTCGACGAGATCGGCACCGACGAGGCCAAGGCGCTCAAGGGCAAGGCCGCCATCGCCAACGGGCAGGTGGCCCTCGCCGCGTTCGAGGAGGTCTTCTCCTCGGAGCGCTTCGCCAAGCTCGAGGCCAAGGGCGCCAACAAGCAGCGTCCGCTCTGGGCCTCCACCGGCACGAAGAACGCCGACTACCCCGACACCCTGTACGTGTCCGACCTGACCGCCCAGGGCGTCGTCAACACGATGCCCGAGAAGACGCTGCTCGCCTTCGCCGACCACGGTGAGGTCGGGGCCCCCATGGAGGGCACCGGCGCCGACGGCGCGAAGGTGCTGGACGCCATCGACGCGGTGGGCGTGGACCTGGCCGACGTCTTCAAGGTGCTCGAGGACGAGGGCGTGCAGAAGTTCATCGTCTCCTGGGACAGCGAGCTCGTCACCGCCGTGACCGAGGCCCTCGGCGCCGCCAAGGAGTGA
- a CDS encoding heme o synthase produces MHPARTEAPAPAAAQPGVMGRVQAYVGLTKPRIIELLLVTTFPAMFLAAGGFPPLGLAVITFVGGTLSAASANVFNSVLDADIDEQMRRTRRRPMVREQVSKRAAYTFGVVLGIISTLMLGLGANWLAAALSVTAILYYVFIYTVWLKRRTAQNIVWGGVAGCFPPLIGWTAVTGSVAWPPIILFLIVFFWTPPHTWALGLRYREDYASVDVPMLPVVKDAPHVAWQILVYSVLTVVTSLALWPVAGTTLMYPIVAGIAGAWLVWESVALLNRARAGMRDAALKPMRLFHWSNSYLAIVFIAAAVDPLLPWG; encoded by the coding sequence ATGCACCCAGCCCGGACGGAGGCGCCCGCGCCCGCCGCCGCCCAGCCCGGTGTCATGGGCAGGGTCCAGGCCTACGTCGGCCTGACCAAGCCCCGCATCATCGAGTTGTTGCTGGTCACGACGTTCCCCGCCATGTTCCTGGCGGCCGGCGGGTTCCCCCCGCTGGGCCTGGCCGTGATCACCTTCGTGGGCGGCACGCTGTCGGCCGCGTCGGCGAACGTGTTCAACTCGGTGCTGGACGCCGACATCGACGAGCAGATGCGCCGCACGCGCCGCCGCCCGATGGTGCGCGAGCAGGTGTCCAAGCGGGCCGCCTACACGTTCGGTGTCGTGCTCGGCATCATCTCCACGCTCATGCTGGGCCTGGGCGCCAACTGGCTGGCCGCGGCCCTGTCGGTGACGGCGATCCTCTACTACGTGTTCATCTACACCGTGTGGCTCAAGCGCCGCACGGCCCAGAACATCGTGTGGGGCGGCGTCGCCGGCTGCTTCCCGCCGCTCATCGGCTGGACGGCCGTGACCGGCTCGGTCGCGTGGCCGCCGATCATCCTCTTCCTCATCGTCTTCTTCTGGACGCCCCCGCACACGTGGGCGCTCGGCCTGCGCTACCGCGAGGACTACGCCTCGGTGGACGTGCCGATGCTCCCCGTCGTCAAGGACGCCCCGCACGTGGCGTGGCAGATCCTCGTCTACTCGGTCCTCACCGTGGTCACGTCGCTGGCGCTGTGGCCGGTCGCGGGCACCACGCTGATGTACCCGATCGTCGCTGGGATCGCCGGCGCGTGGCTGGTCTGGGAGTCGGTCGCCCTGCTCAACCGCGCCCGCGCCGGGATGCGCGACGCCGCGCTCAAGCCGATGCGGCTGTTCCACTGGTCGAACAGCTACCTCGCGATCGTGTTCATCGCGGCGGCGGTCGACCCGCTGTTGCCCTGGGGCTGA
- a CDS encoding MauE/DoxX family redox-associated membrane protein, whose product MLPFLVTPLVLCAAVLLVSGVAKLREPQATRDAFVALRLPRRLADSPAPALLPWGELALGVLLLVGVGWVLLLATVATLLLFFGYLAVIARALGFPEKVSCNCFGKLGEQGVTRRTLVRNAVLVATASLATVAALLHVSVPATLVEATGPTLGWLAMAALTGAVALLVLGHGPAEAPTAAGRPTKGSRLPRFTLLDATTRTPVHTGDLPNERTVLLFVSLGCGSCVRVLEDLDTLRAANPEVAIRPVLADTYAGDPETWAPAVRADGLLDPHGNVSQTLVEWTPTAVLVDRSGTLLADPAVGEGGVRALIASAGPQPQAPATPEPAPEPEPEPEPAVEDLDDDEFAYERTPIPTAAVIDADGEPKTLHELTAHTAALLVSINCLCGTSREAAASVNRWAQTLPQLEVRLLSSLKPESLPEEIRPDGAVAYDHAGLAQKALELSGSPVAVLLGADGLLAGGPVHGVAEIEQFVADIAEQLGEAAG is encoded by the coding sequence GTGCTCCCCTTTCTCGTGACCCCCCTCGTGCTGTGCGCCGCCGTGCTGCTCGTCAGCGGCGTGGCCAAGCTGCGCGAGCCCCAGGCCACGCGCGACGCCTTCGTCGCGCTGAGGCTCCCGCGCCGGCTCGCGGACTCCCCCGCCCCGGCGCTGCTGCCGTGGGGTGAGCTCGCGCTCGGGGTCCTGCTCCTGGTCGGGGTCGGCTGGGTCCTGCTGCTGGCGACGGTCGCGACGCTGCTGCTGTTCTTCGGCTACCTGGCCGTGATCGCGCGGGCCCTCGGCTTCCCCGAGAAGGTGTCCTGCAACTGCTTCGGCAAGCTCGGCGAGCAGGGGGTCACCCGGCGCACGTTGGTGCGCAACGCCGTGCTGGTCGCGACGGCGAGCCTCGCGACGGTGGCTGCGCTGCTGCACGTCTCGGTCCCCGCGACCCTGGTCGAGGCCACGGGCCCGACGCTCGGCTGGCTGGCCATGGCCGCCCTCACCGGCGCCGTGGCCCTGCTGGTGCTGGGCCACGGCCCCGCCGAGGCCCCCACGGCCGCCGGACGCCCGACCAAGGGCTCGCGCCTGCCGCGGTTCACCCTGCTGGACGCCACCACGCGCACGCCGGTCCACACCGGTGACCTGCCCAACGAGCGCACCGTGCTCCTGTTCGTCAGCCTCGGCTGCGGCTCCTGCGTCCGGGTGCTCGAGGACCTCGACACCCTGCGCGCGGCGAACCCCGAGGTCGCCATCCGCCCCGTCCTGGCCGACACGTACGCCGGCGACCCCGAGACCTGGGCGCCCGCCGTGCGCGCCGACGGCCTGCTCGACCCCCACGGCAACGTCTCCCAGACCCTCGTCGAGTGGACGCCCACCGCCGTGCTCGTCGACCGCAGCGGCACGCTGCTGGCCGACCCGGCCGTCGGCGAGGGCGGGGTCCGCGCGCTGATCGCCTCGGCCGGACCCCAGCCACAGGCCCCGGCCACGCCGGAACCGGCCCCCGAGCCCGAACCGGAGCCCGAACCCGCGGTCGAGGACCTCGACGACGACGAGTTCGCCTACGAGCGCACCCCCATCCCCACCGCCGCGGTGATCGACGCCGACGGCGAGCCGAAGACGCTGCACGAGCTCACCGCGCACACCGCCGCCCTGCTGGTGAGCATCAACTGCCTGTGCGGCACCTCACGGGAGGCCGCGGCGTCCGTGAACCGCTGGGCGCAGACCCTGCCCCAGCTCGAGGTGCGCCTGCTCAGCTCGCTGAAGCCGGAGTCGCTGCCCGAGGAGATCCGCCCCGACGGGGCTGTCGCCTACGACCACGCCGGACTGGCGCAGAAGGCGCTGGAGCTGTCCGGCAGCCCGGTCGCGGTCCTGCTCGGTGCCGACGGCCTGCTGGCGGGCGGGCCGGTGCACGGCGTCGCGGAGATCGAGCAGTTCGTCGCCGACATCGCCGAGCAGCTCGGCGAGGCGGCGGGCTGA
- a CDS encoding PhoX family phosphatase: MAGPHPKARSATAHAVHGHVMEMSEAGQDPAATTFGWNILLLCGDPNDPSTYFAGADRSKVSPISCPDNVTFDEHGNLWISTDGNQLGAHDGLYAVPLAGEHRGEVRQFLSVPTGAETCGPWVTEERVNICMQHPGETNGSTFEDPSSHWPDGGDSLPRPSVVTIWQQGKSAANQREPKAPAGPRGQRIPDPKA, translated from the coding sequence GTGGCAGGCCCCCACCCGAAGGCCCGTTCGGCTACGGCCCACGCCGTGCACGGCCACGTCATGGAGATGTCCGAGGCGGGCCAGGACCCGGCCGCCACCACCTTCGGCTGGAACATCCTCCTGCTGTGCGGCGACCCCAACGACCCCAGCACCTACTTCGCGGGTGCCGACCGGTCCAAGGTCTCGCCGATCTCGTGCCCCGACAACGTCACGTTCGACGAGCACGGCAACCTGTGGATCTCCACCGACGGCAACCAGCTGGGCGCGCACGACGGCCTGTACGCCGTGCCGCTGGCCGGGGAGCACCGGGGCGAGGTGCGCCAGTTCCTCTCGGTACCGACCGGCGCCGAGACCTGTGGCCCGTGGGTCACGGAGGAGCGGGTGAACATCTGCATGCAGCACCCGGGCGAGACGAACGGCTCGACGTTCGAGGACCCGTCCTCGCACTGGCCCGACGGTGGTGACTCGCTGCCGCGTCCGTCGGTGGTGACGATCTGGCAGCAGGGCAAGTCGGCGGCCAACCAGCGTGAGCCGAAGGCCCCCGCCGGCCCGCGCGGTCAGCGGATCCCGGACCCCAAGGCCTGA